Genomic segment of Melanotaenia boesemani isolate fMelBoe1 chromosome 10, fMelBoe1.pri, whole genome shotgun sequence:
tcacaagaaaaaaacatgaagagtTCAGCTTGATGTCTGAAGAAGTTTTAAATGACACTGGACAAAGCAAAGCCCACACGTTCTGCACATCTCTTTCAATCTTAACCATGCCTGCCAGCTACTTTAATCTTTCATTTGGTATAAATTTCCTTATTTGCTGTGTTAATTTAATGTCACCTCTTCTCTGTGCTCAAACAACATTTTTGCAAAGTCACTCTACAAATCCTTAACTcagaaaatctaatttaattttctaaatgttgCTTAATTTCTAACACCTCATGTGAATGTCAACAACTGAGTGTAGAAATCACATAATTAATGCACAAGCTCCTTTATAGCACACATGTAAGGTGGATAATTACcatttaactgaatttattttaaccTTGGGATGAATTATAATGAGATAACTGGTCTTACTttgatacaaaacaaaacaaacagagacCAAACAACATGGCGCCATGGTCTGCCTACTGTACTCATGCAGGGGCACATGTCTCACATAAAATGATTTGTTACCATGATTTCCTGAGACCGGTTGGGCTTAATCAGTCATAATAAGTAATCATCTTAGTtgtatcagttttttttgttaatttaccACTTATATTTGCATACTGAGTTATAAACATGGTTTGTTAAGCATATTTGTGGTGTTTACATGCAAACTTTACcattttttattaagattttaaatttttttgtgtgtgattttaGTCACAGTGTCTTAATACAGGatgtcaaaatgaaaattaattgtATAATCACACATGAGGTTGTGCTGACAACAATAATACCAAAtaagttaaaattaaaagtgGCCAAAAACAGCTATTTATACCCATAACCAGTaatcctcaaggcccactatcctgcaggcattagatgtttccctgctgcaccaGACCAGCGAGTCTGCTACTGAGCCATTCATTTTGGTCAGGTGCATTAAAACAGGGGAACTTTGAAAGTGCAGACGAGGGGGAATTAGTAATCTGTGGCCACGCAGTAAAATTTACTCAAATTTCACCAGATAGACTTCCTTCAATTGACTTTCGGCTCTTGTCTCGTGGAGATTTACATCAACCACTGCATCAAGCTGTCTTTCTCCCAACACAAGAGTGATGACTGCAGCTGCTACTTTAGATGTACATGTCCTCAACTTGCTCAGCCGGAGCTGAATGCAACCAAAATACTGATTATAAAGGGATGATTTGTTGCTGAAGACAGATAGACACAGTGAGACAGCTGGGAAAATAAGGCAAACGTTCTTTTCTCTGTCATCAaacataaattttaaatatatacttCTCTCTAATCAACACACCACAATAAATACAGATGaggattttcttgtttttgttttttttaatagcagaTTAGATTCATTCCATCATCATAATAAAGGAATTTATTCGTACTATCTGGAACATAAGTGATGGAACCATTacaccattcaaaagtttgggcaccctTTCAAACTCCAggaaggaggggggggggggggggggggggggggggtgcccATACTTTTGACTGGTGCCATAGATAGCCGGTACATAGATCTAATCCAGAAGCACATTAAGCCTATAAAGAGTACAAAGTACAACTGATTTGTTCCTTGTGTACTAACTGGTGCCAGTATATGTAGTACAATACATCATAGTACAGTTTCAATAAAGGCAAAAGCAGAAGACATTTAACTGACAGGTTTTCTCCACAGTGAGATGTTAAAACAATCCAATCCCCGCTCCACACCTACCAGGGAGACCATTTATCCCTTCCTGTACCACAGCATGAAGATCCCTCTCCAGATATTTAACTTACGTTCACCTACAGCAGAAGCTGAAAATTTACACTATTAACCATGATAACCTGCAGAGTTATCAAGCCTTATTTGTCCAGTAAAACGAAAACATTATATCTTTTTGGAGTAAAAGATGCTAGACCTGAATTCAGCCCTGAACATCTCTCCTAAAGCTGAAAGTCAGAGTCAGGTGACATTTAACTGTCGAACATCTTCTTCCTATCAGACTTGTCTTCAATGTTCTTACGCCAGTCGCCCACATCACGCAGCTGCTTGTcctgcaaacacaaagagaaactGATGAGAAATCAGAATGtggatgaaaataagaaaacgcatatatatatacatatatatatatatatatatatatatatatatatatatatatatagtatagtatagtatagtatagtatagtatagtatagtatagtatatatatatatttatatagttttgttatatatatatatatatatatatatatatatccttttGTCCAGATGTGTTTTATTCTAGTGTTACAGGAGGGATAAATGATCACAGACTCATGTTTAAAATCCTCTGTTGCATTATGATGTCAATTAGGAAAATATGTTTGGAGTGTTTTTATATCTAAAAATagactaaataaacataagctaaagaaaatatttgttgtAAGTTTTGGGGTATTATTGCCTGTAAGCAACATTGTACTATAATGGTTTTCAagtgaaaaagagatttttttattttatttcatatatatttatatataattttttttttcagaaacatgtaaaatattcaATAACTTTAACAAGTTATAATATATCTAGGTTTAAATGTTTGGAGTCGAGAGAAAGGAAGTCTCTTAAAGAAGTTTATGTGTGACTGTTAGAGCATTGTGGAACAAACCACTAAAATGAACATCTACAGTTTTCTAACATGACACAAACtatgcatgaaaacaaagattATAATCATTTACTAAACAAGAAACTGCAGTCAGATTCCAGAGTTTGatcatcatttcatttcaatcttttaatctgttttctgtctcaatTCACTCAGCAAGTGTTCATCATTTATTTAGCAAATAACTTGCATTAAACTATTTAAAGTCAAGATTTACTCAACATGCAGTGTGAACATATATTTTCTAGACAGAAAAAGGCAAGAAATTTACACCCTTTTGTGGAGCAAAATAGCAAATCTGTTTGAAAAAGTCCACCAAAAAGGGTTTCAGCATGGCTTCCTGAGAGTCATGTGACAAATTAAAGGATTTTTATTGGTTACGTGTGGTCTTCCCTGCTTCTGCTTTTCAAAGAAGtgctacagaacttttgcagattttctcaagGAGTCCCCCATAATCCTCTAACCAAGTCCTctaattcagcatccgtctCTCTTCTGTCTCTGAGGCCTCTCGAGCCAGGAATGGTCAGGCGGacgttgactcttgtcttatctcttgctctttcttttcctgtcttcctccaataatgccCTCAaatgctgaatcagccacggtgggTGTTCAGAATGGGAGGTGTGTTCATGGTGCATTCTATGTGTACTCAGAAGTCAGATTTTCTAAGTTCCCAGTCGGAAATGGAACTAGGTTTGGAAAGTCGGGGAAGACGTCACCCAATAAAATGGCAGCTAATTCCCAGATCCGACTTCTGACCTCCAAGTCAAATCAAACGCACCATTATATCCTCCTGCCACCACGTGATGCGTAAAGCAAAACATGGTTTCAACGTCATGCAGCGTCCCGGTAGAAAAACGTGTGAAGTGGTTTTTCAGCCTCGGTATGCTGCTGGGCATCGACGGCTGTTACTGTCCCATGAGTCAggaacgcagagttttaaggtcagaaagttacatactGCGACTTCAGAGTATTGCATCATTGAAGGGATGAATTTAGGAAATGTGCCATGCCAAAAATTGGAAAAATGTCTTGTGGGCAACACTGCAATAGAGGGTCTTTCAAACAcctgatttttatgttttttaattattcccCAAAAATGTGGATGTGATGCAGTATTACCGTCAGGCTTTTCAGGTGAAACTATGTGTCTGTTTTCAGCAGGTTTCAGGAAGCGTTGTGGTCATGATTCAGATTTGAGAATCAGGTGGCAGCTCACCTCCTCCTTCACTTCTTTCTTGACCTGCTTCAGGTTGGCCCTCAGGTCCATGTTGACCGTGTGTTTGGAGCCCAGCAGAGCCTTCAGCATGGCGTCAGCAGACATACGCACCTTCTTCAGCCGGGGTCTCTTGAACTTTCCTCTCAGATCCACGATCTTTATGTTCAGGTCTCTGACCTTGAAGACCAGAAGGAAGTTTTTATagaataaaaagtcaaattattAACCATGAGTCAGCGCTTCAGttgatgcagatttttttcagacttttctcCAACCATAATCTGATTTTCAGTCATTtaggatgttgtgtttttctgtagtAAAGCACCAGAGTTATGGCTGAGGAGGATTTCAAATgaaattttgtaaataaaaacaaaaaaaattaagaaaaaaaatcaatcaatccgTCTCttatctgcagctggttcagacTTTTAACTGGTACCAAACACATATCAGCCCTGTTCCAGCATCTCTGGTTTCTAATGTAACATAgaacttattttaaaatcaatgtgAAGGTTTTTAAAGCTCTCCATGAACTGGCACCtgtacataataataataataataataataataataataataataataataataataataataataaaaataaatagtaggttagaaaaacaaataaaatgcagcagGTAGAGCAGTAATGTCCAGTAACTGTAAGAGCTGTTCATGATTTTAAGTGTTTAACACTGATGGTCTGGGGGACAAAGCTGTTGCAGGAGCGGGTGGTCCTGCACCGAGTGCTGCTGAACCTCTTTCCAGAGGCCAGCAGGGTAAAGAGTCCATGGTGGGGTTGTGAGGAATCACTGCAGAGCTTCTTATCCCGAGACACACAGAGTTTTGCTCAATCCTGGATGGAGGGGAGAGGGGTCCCCATGACCCTCTCTGTGATCTGTGATCCACTTGCCTCACATCCTTCCAGCCGGAGGCACTGCAGCCTCCACACCGCACACAGATGCAACTGGTAAGGATGCTTTCTCTGGGGCTCCTGTAGAATGTGATGAGGATGGAAGTACATCCGCTGCTGTGCCTTCTTGACCAGTGATGCAGTGTTCACAGACCAGGTGAGGTCGTCTGTGATGTGCACCCCCAGCAACTTTATGCTGCTGACCACGTCCACGGCCGTGTTGTTGATGAAAAATGGGATGTAGCTGGGCTGGttcttcctgaagtcaacaatgaTCTCTTTGGTCCACATTCAGGATCAAGCTGCTGTCTCTGCACCAGCCCACGGGctgctccacctcctctctgtaggcCAGGTCGTTGTTGTCCCTGATGAGGCCCACCActgttgtgtcatctgcaaatttCACAGTGTGGTTTTTGGCATATCTGGGAACGCGGTGGTGTGTCATCAACGTAAACAGCAGAGGACTCGGGATGCAGCTCTGAGGGGAGCCGGTGCTGAGCGTGATGGCACCAGAGGTGTTCTGTCCGACCTGCACTGACTGTGGTCTGTCAGTGAGCAACTCAGTCAGTTCTGCAGGGGGATGCTGAGGCCCAGGGGTCCTAGTCTGCCCACCAGGTGTTGTGGGATGATGGTATtaaaagctgaactgaagccCAGGAACAGCATCCACACGAGTGTTCTTCTCCTCCAGGTGTGCAGGGCTTCGGGGTACACCGGAGGAGATGCCGTCCTCAGTGCAGCGGTTTGGTATTGGGATCAAGCGTGGGAGGGAGTCTGGAGGTTATTTGCTCCTTCACCAGCCTCTCAAAGCATGATGGGAGTGCAATGGGCCGGTAATCaattaacagctttaaatcatGGCTGAACACATATTTCTTTTCCTTGGCTTctaactgtattttatttattgatatttaagtttttttcttattatttattcattaataattgttatcagtttatttaatgttcagttagatttgattttatttcagtgttttgtatttttttcccttagAAAAAGTCTAGAGACAGTTAGCATCACAGCTCTTACAGACGTGAAagtattatattataaaatCAAACCAGCAGGATGTAAAAGAGCTGTTgttacatttattcataaatattttaGCTCTTCATACCAGTGGAGTTTGATTGGTGAAGGCATGCTCTGTATGCTCTGACCATTCTTCTAATATCGCTTTACATTGCTTGGCTGTGGTCAGAAATGCCTCACACCTCTGTATTCTTAGCACATTACTGTCTGAAGCTATGACAGATGGCATGCATAGTCGGGTGAGGTTTTCAAATAGTAGCAACAGCTCAGTGGCATCAAAATCAATGCACATGTCAggtcactgaaataaaaacaagagaagacGCAGCAGCAGGGAGCTGAGAGTGTGCTTGAGGTTGTACAACGAAAATCTAACACTGTGGACAGCATGACGTGTTACAGGTTTGTTTCATAACCCTTAAAACCCCAAAGCCTTTTCTTACTATTTCTGGTccacctgtttttttgttttttctttttttgtttggttgttttttttttagtttgttttaaattttgtagtttttgttgcttttttatttgaagatgcatgtagaagctgaacccttttaatcccagtcaacatctAGAGATCATTTTCCAGGACAGCCTTAGTTGTCAGATTGTGAGgctaaaatcatgtaaaatgaatgtatcaatagataaaGCACCATAAAGACCAACAagacagaatttattactgtcagaagtttgtagaaataacacacagatcaacagtgaccaagtcttttctcatctgcatcattctctcaaatcttggctttcaggagacaaaatattggcattaaaacaaacacacaacagaaactatttccaaatttacactttttcctcctgctgtttgtgttgtttatgcTACTGTTTACTTACTATTTTCCCAAAACCAACTCTACTTAgtatattggcattgaaacaaacacacaacaggaactgttcacatatttacacattttctctgctgtttttctgccATTTACAGTCATTTATGCCACTATTTACTTATTaacctcacaaaaccaactccaactctGTTCTTTTTAAACAGGCATATAACTTTTTGCTCATTTGTTGACCTTTAGCTGCTCCTAAGACACTGCCATCAATTTAAGCTATCCAGCtggtgacaggaagtggctttataataataatttccaggtcaaaatagaggtctcttaccAATATAGTAGTAAAAGtaatcctttttttattataaaaaaaacatatgataaataatggtgttatcatggatcacgcATGGTGGATTTGCCATGTAAAGTaagagtatgtgtgtgtgttcatagtTCATAGTTCATAGTGAAAGTTATGGAATCTAATATGGCTGCCAACGATTTTACAGCATGAAAAAGTCTggttcatatttaacattttttctcatttacagtgtGCCTTGAAACCTTGAAAAACTATGATTTTAAACAGGGTTCATTGGCTaagttttatagcagttttgaaagaagacatttttgttcttaaccctttaatgtcGTATGCATCATATTTGGTACATATAGTTTCTGATATCTGATACTTGACTTCTGTACCACAATTATTTGGACATAtgtggtaataaatggtaaatatacaaaaattgtTTTTTGCTAATTATTGTATATTTAGTTAAAGGacaaaataaagacttcagattaatatatatatatatatatatatatatatatatatatagatacatatatatacatatatattgtcCCCATTTTTCCTGGAGTCGGGCTTTAAAGGTTTAAAGACTCTAGCGGATGGTAAATTAAACTAACAATTGAGGGTAAATTCTGTATattaatcaaaaaaaaaaagagagagctCTGAATAGAAAAAGTCTCCTGTGGTCTGTATAATGAATGAACATGGTGACCTTTCGAATCGGTGAACATCTGGTTAAATATGTAATCCCAGGGTGGTGTCCACCTGTCCAAGTTAAGTGTCTTCAGTCATGTTGGACTCTTCATGTGTCACCACACGGACTCAGACGGGACGTGGACTCACCTCATTTAGCACCATGTTGAGTTTAAACTCTGTGCAGTATCTCTCCTCTTCACTGATGCCAATCTGCTCATGGAGTTTCTTGCAAAGATCCTGAAATCCAAAAAGCCTTTTAAAAACTTCCTGTTGAGACAACTTAAATTTTCAAGCAAAAGTGTGAAACAAGAAGCCAAACACGCTGCAGCTGGAAAGACTgaaccttttgttttgtttagtttgttccTGCTGCACCTGTGTTGTCACATATGTGCAGTTCTTCTCACCACAAGCTCATCCTTGGAGTAGGGCAGCTCCAGAGGAGGACATTTCTCTGCCAGGAACTTCTCCCGCTCATCAGTTTTCACTGTAGCTTCAGCCTCCAACAGATTGTTGGCCACCACCAGCATACAGCTCTGAGGACGTCATGgggaaagaaaacaagagaaaataaatgggTTGTGACAGCTGGCAAGATTATGATATGCACTGTAAGCAGATACaggagaaaagcaaaaaaagtcaTGTGATCATGAatcaaaactataaataaaacgATGCAGGGGTAGATGTTCATACTTTTGGCCTGCAAGTTCTATCAAGTGTGTTTTACCCAAAATGTCCTAAGCATGTTACATGATGTGAAAGTTATAAGTAAAGTAGACTTAAATGTAACAAAACTTCCAGATTACTCctcatttgattaaaaataggGTCTTGTGAGAGTAAGAAAACATCCACCTGTCACAGTTTCACTGTTTATGAACACGACTGTTAATCTAGAAAAGACTCTTTAAGGCTCAGGAATTTGCAAATCCTGAATTTCgtacacaaaaacataaattggATGTTTTCTATggtaaaagaaatatttcatttttcaggAATGCTGTAAAATTTGCTGACTTGGAAACTGGAACCATGGAAGAAGTCTGTCTGATGGGTCCATATTCAAGACGACAGTACCGGGATTCTTGGGCTCAGAATGTGAACGAGTGGTTCAGgaagcatgagacatcattttcaccacagagtccagacctgaccCCCaatgagaatctttgggatgtgcagCAGTCCAACTATCCCTTCATCACTACAAGATTTTGTAGAAAAATGTATGTAACTGgttggaaataaatgttgtgcAGAAGCTTAAACGAAGCCACAGCAAAGGCAGCTGTAATCAAAGCAAAAGGAGGTCTCACCAAATGTTAAAGTGtgggatttcttttttatttggacaGGTGGATTATTTTTTCTACTATTGATTGTGTGAGTATAAAATTTCTTACCTTCAGCGTGTGCTTACGCCTTGCAGAGAGTCTTTTCCTGCAGACAGAACGGGACAACATAAATCTATCTGCGAGGAAGTCAGAGATTTGATCCATGACATTCCcaaaatattcatttatcaAAATTCCACATTATCCTGATTACATTCTGGATCTTAGCTTTTCTCCATGCTACAGGTATGCATATTGGTATGTCATATTAGCAGGCTCAAAGTAACATATCAAATCTaaacataaattaaactttCTGTTACACGTTTTAGACAAGCTGAGAGAACGAAATAGCTTTTCACTCACTCAGAATCAGCCATCTTTGCTGCAGGATCCTGATGTTATCTGTTCAAAAATCAAAGTTTGGTTTGTGATTAAAGTGTATCTGAATattaatg
This window contains:
- the LOC121648160 gene encoding troponin I, fast skeletal muscle-like, translated to MADSEKRLSARRKHTLKSCMLVVANNLLEAEATVKTDEREKFLAEKCPPLELPYSKDELVDLCKKLHEQIGISEEERYCTEFKLNMVLNEVRDLNIKIVDLRGKFKRPRLKKVRMSADAMLKALLGSKHTVNMDLRANLKQVKKEVKEEDKQLRDVGDWRKNIEDKSDRKKMFDS